TTGTCCAGACCCGGAGTTCGCTTCGCTCACCCGGGCCCCTTTCGGAGCTAGCGCCTTGCTCCCTCCCGGAGTTCGCTTCGCTCAGCCCGGGCCCCTCGGGAGCTAGGCTTAGATCATAATTTTGCCTTTACTTGCAGGGAGAGAACAGATGTCTGACATCATGAACGTCACGGTAACCGACTTGGGCGAGGATGCCGCGATCCTGGACGTGCGCGAAGACTATGAATGGGAGGCCGGACATGTGGAAGGTGCGCTGCACATTCCACTGGAGCAGCTACCAGCTCGCCTCGAAGAACTCGACCCTGACGTAGACATCAACGTCATCTGCCGCACCGGTGGCCGTTCATTCCGGGCCACCACCTGGCTGAACCAAAACGGCTACAGCGCTTTCAACGTGGTCGGCGGCATGGGAGCCTGGTTCGAAGCCGACAAGCCCATGGTCGCTGCGAACGGCGAAACGCCCCGCGTTCTCTAAATTCCCTTCCACCAACCAGATTCCACCACCAACGAGAGCGGCTCTCCATGACATCTGTGCCCTTTGACACCACCTTGCCCCTGACATTCCTTGGGCCGGAGGGGACCTTTACCGAAACTGCCTTGCTGCAGGTTCCGGGCGCAAGTGACATGGTGCGAGTTCCGTCTGGCAACGCCGCCGCCGCCTTGACTATGGTGCGCAAGGGTCAGGCCTTCGCCGCCATGCTGCCCATTGAGAACTCCATTGAAGGTGGCGTGCCGGCCACGCTGGACGCCATCTCCAAGGGGATGGAACTGCGTATCTTGCATGAAGTTGTGGTGCCCGTCAGTTTCGTCTTGGTGGCGCCGGCCGGTGTGACGCTCGAGGACGTGAAAGGTGTAGGTACCCATCCGCACGCTTGGGCGCAGACGCGCGACTGGTTTAACGAGAACCTCCCGGCCGCCACCCATGTCCCGGCAAATTCGACGGCGGCTGCCGCACACTCGCTCATGGCTGGCACCGACGCTTTCCAAGCCGCAGTTTGCGCACCGCTGGTGGCTGCGCAAACCGGCCTGAACATTCTGGCCGCAGCCATCGAAGACAACCTGGGGGCTGTCACACGCTTTGTTTTGGTCGGTCAGCCCGGTTCAATGCCCGCACCCACCGGTGCCGACAAAACAACTCTGTCCATCCCGCTGCCCAAGGATCGTCCCGGTGCCTTGATGGCCCTGCTGGAGCAGTTCGCTAGCCGTGGCGTGAACCTGAGCCGCATCGAGTCCAGGCCAACCGGGCAGTTCCTGGGCCATTACACGTTCAGCGTTGACGTTGACGGACACATCCACGACGCTCGTGTGGCTGATGCTTTGCGCGGCCTGCACCGAGTCAGCCCCGGCATCCGCTTCCTAGGTTCCTACCCGAGGGCGGATCAGCAGTCGCCGAAGATTCGGTCCTACAACGCGGATGCCGCCTTTGCTGATGCGGCAAGTTGGGTAGATTCCCTCGGCTAGAAGGGACGAGTACTTTCGCGCAAGCACGGGCAAGCCTATGCTTGGCCTATCTCAACAAGATTACTTACCGGAGACGGTAACGAAGTTGCTCCCAGCAGGGAAGAGGCGAGTCAATTATGGATCCGCATGCAGGCACGGACAGCGGCCAGGACGGCACCATTGTGAACCCGGGTCGTAAGACCGGACCGGACACATCAGTCGGTGACGAGGGCGACGACGCTAACGAATTGCGCTTTAACGAAGAGGAACGCCTCATCCGGGAACAGTCGCAACGCCCAGAAACTGACTGAAGCCAATGTGGTCAAACCCAAACTGGGTTGAGTTTAAGCTGGCTGCCCTTCAGGCTGCTTAGGACGGGTTGTTGGGTGCGGCTACCCGCACCAGCACCGCCTTAGGCTCCACGCTGACCTTCACACAGGTCGCCGGGCCGGAGGGGTCCCCATCAATCTGGGTTTCTACGGGCATAACCGTACGAATAGTCAGATTCTTGGACCGGTAAAAATCAATGACCGGCAGGTGGTTCTTGTGCTGGAACACCACTTTGCCGGCCATCGCGATCCACCCCAGGGCGCTCCGGGGACTTATCACCACAACGTCTAGGACGCCGTCGTCAATGAGCGCGCCGGGCACAAAGTCAATGCCGCCGGGAAGTAGACCACAGTTGGCGAATAGCACGGAGCGGACCTTGCGTTGCTGGGCCGGTTCGTTATCGAGGGTGATGCTGACCTTCTTGCGCCGCCCCGCCATATGACGCAGCCCGGCCTCACTGTAGGCCAGCCAGCCCACATGCTCCTTGAGCTTGGAATTAGTGTCGTTCATGACGTCCGCATCCATGCCCAGACCCGCAATAACCATGAAGGAATGCTTTGACGCGGCGCCCGTCACGGCGTCCTCAAGTTCCATGAGGCCGGCGTCAATGTGGCGCTGGTGGCCAAAGAGCGCAATTTGCACGCAGCCAGCCACGTCAGTGACGTCGAGGCTGAGGTTGCGGGCCAAGAGATTCCCGGTGCCCAAGGGCACAATGCCCAAAGGGATTTCCGTCCGTCGCAGGGTCTGGCCCACAGCGCGAACGGTGCCGTCCCCGCCGCCCACAATAACGACGTCGGACTTGGCATCCAGCGCTGCCTGCGCCATAGAGAAACCGGGGTCCTCGGCAGTGGTCTCCAGAAACAGCGGCTCCGGCCAGCCGGCTTTGGAAACGGAACGGCGGATGAAGGCCTTGGCTGCCTCGGCGCCATTCTTGGTGGGGTTATAAATGAACGCCACTTGCTGTTTGGCGATGTTGATCTTGTGCGGAGAGTCGGCCACGGCACTGCGGGTGTGCTTTTGTGCAAGCTTGCGCACACCAAGCCAACTGGCGGCGGCAACAAGCACAATAATGACCACAATGAGGATGACAAGGAGTTCAGTTTCCATGATTCTCTAACCTTAGCGGCTGAACTTGCATTGATTGGATAGGCTTAGGGCGTGATCGATGTACGAGACCTCTGCGAAAATCCCGAAATTTACCGTGCCAGCCAACGTGCGCGTGGTGCCGAACCGTCTGTGGTGGACGCCATCATCGCCGCGGATAGCTCCCGGAAGTCGGCGATCACCTCTTTTGAGGCGCTGCGGGCCGAGCAAAACGCCTTTGGTAAGAAGGTTGCCAAAGCTAAGGGCGAAGAAAAAGCCGCACTCTTGGCTGAGGTGAAGGAGCTGGCCGTTGCCGTCAAGGCCGCTGCGGCAGCCTCTGATGCCGCCGCAGCCGAGCAAGACGTTTTGGTGCGCAGCATTCCCAACCTGATTTCCGAGGGTGTCCCCGAAGGTGGTGAGGACGATTTTATCGTCGTCAAAACCGTGGGCACGCCTCGCGAATTCCCCGACTTTGAGCCCCGTGACCACCTGGAAATTGGTGAACTCATTGGCGCCATCGACATGGAACGCGGCGCCAAGGTGTCCGGTTCACGTTTCTACTTCCTCAAGGGAGTGGGTGCACGCCTGGAGATGGCGCTGCTGCAAATGGCCATGGATCAGGCCATTGAAGCTGGCTTTACGCCTATGATCACCCCACGCTGGTGCTGCCTGAGACCATGGCCGGCACCGGCTTTGATGTGGCTCATGACGCCGAGATCTACCGCCTGGCCGACGACGATCTGTATCTGGTGGGCACCTCCGAGGTGGCCCTGGCTGGCTACCACGGCAATGAAATCATCAACGTTGCGGAACCCATCCGCTTTGCGGGCTGGTCCTCCTGCTACCGCCGCGAGGCAGGTTCGCACGGTAAGGACACCCGCGGAATCATTCGCGTGCACCAGTTCAACAAGGTGGAAATGTTTGTTTACACCACCGTTGAAAAGGCTGCCGAGGAGCACCAGCGGTTGCTCGCGTGGGAAGAGGAAATGCTCGCCAAGGTTGAGCTGCCCTACCGAGTGATTGACACCGCCGCCGGAGACTTGGGCATGTCCGCTGCCCGCAAGTTCGACTGCGAGGCCTGGGTCCCCACACAGGACGCGTACCGTGAGCTGACCTCCACCTCGAACTGCACCACGTTCCAGGCCCGCCGCCTCAACACCCGGGAGCGTCTTGTCGCGGACGACGGCGGCAAGGGTGGCACCCGTGCGGTGGCCACCCTTAACGGCACGCTGGCCACTACCCGGTGGATCGTGGCTATTCTGGAGCACCACCAGAACGCTGACGGCTCCGTCAACGTTCCCGTGGCCCTGCGCAAGTACTTGGGCGGCATGGAAGTATTCCCGGTCCTGTAAGGCTTTGCCCTTTATGAACGCTGGGTTACTACTCACACTGTGCACACAGCTGTGAGTAGTAACCCAGCGTTCACTTTTAAGTCACTAAATGGGGACGCTAGCGTCGAGTCAGACGGAGAGCCGTCGAGGCAGACGCAGCGCAACGTCTGATTCGACGGCGCTCCGTCTGACTCGAGAAGTTCACGGAGTTGACAGCCGCAGTATGTGGAATTTTAAGGTCTATCTGTTTCACTAGAACTATGACAATGACAGTAAATACTGCAACCACCGGCATCGATGACCGGCCCACCACCAGCACAAAGTACCTTGTAGCGCTTGACGTTGACGGCACCTTGGTTGACCATGATGGCGTCATGAGCGACGGCGTCCGCGCTGCTGCCCGCGCCGTGGTTGACGCCGGCCATCACGTCATCATCGCCACCGGCCGCTCGCTCGGAGCCCTCCTGCCCATCGTGGAGATGATCGGCATGCGCACCGGTTACGGCGTGTGTTCCAACGGCGGCGTGACCATCCGGCTGGACCCGTCTCTGGAAAGTGGCTATGAGGTCATTGAGCGAGTTACCTTCGATCCGGCCCCCGCCTTGAACGCTTTACGTGACAAAATTCCTGGAGCCCGCTTCGCGGTGGAAGATGCAGATGGCAACTTCTTGGCCACCTCCCGCTTCCAGGACGACAGCTTTGGCATTGAAGCCCGCGGCGTGGACTTCGAGCACTTGTTGAACACTGATGCCGTGCGCGTTGTGGTCAACAGCGCCGAGGCCAGCACCCACGAGTTCTCCGAGGCCATTGCCGAAGCAGGGCTCAGCGGTGTCACCTACGCGATCGGCTGGAGCGCTTGGCTCGACATTGCCGCAGCGGGCGTTACCAAGGCATCCGCGCTCGAGGTGGTGCGATCGTCACTGGGCATTGCTCAATCACTGACAGTGGCCATGGGTGACGGCTCCAACGACATTGAAATGCTGCGCTGGGCAGGCCGCGGGGTGGCCATGGGGCAGGCCGAGAACCATGTGAAGGCGGCCGCCAATGAGGTGACAGCGTCCGTGTACGACGACGGAGCTGCCGCCATCTTGCGCAGCCTGGTCTAGTTCCAGCCAGGTGCTTGGGCCGCGCGCAATGCCCGCGTTTGTTGCTTGTCGATGCTGGCGTGATAAGTGCTTTTGGAAGCCACATCTGGGTCTCCTGCGCCAAGGATGGCAAAGAGAATCACTATCAGCCAGCCGGGGAAAAGTACTGTGCGGAGGAACATGAGCCAACCGCTCCGCCAGAACCCTGGTGCACTTCCGTCACGGAGTTTTACAAGTTGGGTGCCCGCAGCCAAAGTGCCCAGAGTGTGGCCGCGTAGGCACAAGAAGCCATAAATCCAAGAGCTGGCAATCCAGGCGCCAACTCCAGCAACGATTGCCGTAGCCGCGCCATTTTTCCCCACGGCCAGGGCCACCACGAGAGCCAACGCTATGACCACGGCAAAATCCAAGGCCCATGCGCCAATGAGTTTCCCATCACTGGCGCGGACGCCCCACGTGCCGTTGCCGAATTGAGCGGTTCTCTTGGGATTCCATGAGCCAACAGGCACAGCGGCACGGTTGTCGGACGGATGCGGAGGGGGAAACGACATTACAGGCCCGCTTCCACAACTTCACGAATTGCTTCCACGCCAGTGACCCGGGAGATTGTTGCCAGATTCAGCATTGCCATACCGTTGTCCTCGCTGGCAGTCATGCCATGCAGTTGATCGCCCTGCGTGTAGATGGTGTAATGCCTGAAAGTGTCCGGATCCAGGCTGATGGCCGAAATGGTTGTCACGCCCCGGGTGTCCTTTAATGTGGCTTCGGCAACTTGCGCGAACCTCTCTGCCGTAAATGACACGGGGTCGCCATCGACGGAATCAACTCCGGCGGCATTGGCCAGGGTCATGAGACGATCGGGGAAATCGAGGCGACTGACAACTGTAAAAGTGTGTGATCCGGCGCTGTCCACGACTTCTTCAAGTACCTGGTCCGCGTGGACATAGCCGTACAGCCACGCACGGTCCCCATCCTTGGTCAGCTCGGCTGTAACAACACGTTCGCCCAACCGCCGAAGAGTTAAGATGCCGGTGATTTCGTCCACTGCGCCAAGCCCGGATGGTGCTGTATCCCCTTCCCCTATGAGCGGGAAAGCCAATCCTTTAGACAAGAGGGAGCGTAGCGCCACATTGCAGGCGAGCTCCCTTTGCTCGGTGTGGAGGTCAAGCCAGGGCAGAGCCACGGCTTGGGAGCGTTCCAGCCCGTCAAGTGCCACTATTTCTTCGTCAGTCAACATGGGGAGGCTGAAGCCGTCGCCGGTTGAATTCGCGAGCACGGCCTCTGCGCATTGGATGTCCCGTTGGGTCCATTCAATGGTTTTCTCGGTGGTCATGTGAACAATCCTCCAAGGCTCTTAACGGGATTCGAGAAGAAATTCTTCGCCCCGTCCACAACATTATTGGCACCTTCAACTACGCTGCCAACGGCCTCCTTGGCCCCATCAAAGACATTACCAGCGGCGTTTGCGATCCCTCGCCCCATGGCTTGGCCCCATTCAGTGTCGGCAATCAAGTTACCGACGGCCCACCCGGCAGCGATAACTCCAGCACCTACAACAATTCCAATGCCCACAGGGTTGGTGAGTAGACCCACGGCCATGAGGAGGCTTCCACCTCCGGCCACCACGCTCATTCCGCCGGAGATACGTTCCATGGCTCCCCGTCCGCCGTCGTGGTCGGGCCAGAACATGTCGTGGATGCCGCCTCCAATCGCAAAGGGTGCGGCGGCCACGCCCGCGAACCGACCGAAGGCCTTGATCCCGGTGCCGATCTTGCCGACGATTCCATCAGCCTTGGTGAAGACGCCAAGAGCATTTTTGAAGTCGTCCCCAAACTTGCCAAAGTTCGGCAGCTTTCCTTTTAGATCGAAAATCTTTTTGTCGGAGAGGTAACCTTTCCAACTTGTTGCGTATTTGACGACATCGTTGACCTTCAGGCCCAACCCCACTAGTCCCTTGCCCCAGTCGATCAGTGTGTTCTGTGGGTTCCAACCACTGTCCTGGAGGGTCGGATCAACACAAACTTCCC
The Arthrobacter alpinus genome window above contains:
- a CDS encoding rhodanese-like domain-containing protein, with protein sequence MSDIMNVTVTDLGEDAAILDVREDYEWEAGHVEGALHIPLEQLPARLEELDPDVDINVICRTGGRSFRATTWLNQNGYSAFNVVGGMGAWFEADKPMVAANGETPRVL
- the pheA gene encoding prephenate dehydratase, with the translated sequence MTSVPFDTTLPLTFLGPEGTFTETALLQVPGASDMVRVPSGNAAAALTMVRKGQAFAAMLPIENSIEGGVPATLDAISKGMELRILHEVVVPVSFVLVAPAGVTLEDVKGVGTHPHAWAQTRDWFNENLPAATHVPANSTAAAAHSLMAGTDAFQAAVCAPLVAAQTGLNILAAAIEDNLGAVTRFVLVGQPGSMPAPTGADKTTLSIPLPKDRPGALMALLEQFASRGVNLSRIESRPTGQFLGHYTFSVDVDGHIHDARVADALRGLHRVSPGIRFLGSYPRADQQSPKIRSYNADAAFADAASWVDSLG
- a CDS encoding diacylglycerol/lipid kinase family protein; amino-acid sequence: METELLVILIVVIIVLVAAASWLGVRKLAQKHTRSAVADSPHKINIAKQQVAFIYNPTKNGAEAAKAFIRRSVSKAGWPEPLFLETTAEDPGFSMAQAALDAKSDVVIVGGGDGTVRAVGQTLRRTEIPLGIVPLGTGNLLARNLSLDVTDVAGCVQIALFGHQRHIDAGLMELEDAVTGAASKHSFMVIAGLGMDADVMNDTNSKLKEHVGWLAYSEAGLRHMAGRRKKVSITLDNEPAQQRKVRSVLFANCGLLPGGIDFVPGALIDDGVLDVVVISPRSALGWIAMAGKVVFQHKNHLPVIDFYRSKNLTIRTVMPVETQIDGDPSGPATCVKVSVEPKAVLVRVAAPNNPS
- a CDS encoding HAD family hydrolase translates to MTMTVNTATTGIDDRPTTSTKYLVALDVDGTLVDHDGVMSDGVRAAARAVVDAGHHVIIATGRSLGALLPIVEMIGMRTGYGVCSNGGVTIRLDPSLESGYEVIERVTFDPAPALNALRDKIPGARFAVEDADGNFLATSRFQDDSFGIEARGVDFEHLLNTDAVRVVVNSAEASTHEFSEAIAEAGLSGVTYAIGWSAWLDIAAAGVTKASALEVVRSSLGIAQSLTVAMGDGSNDIEMLRWAGRGVAMGQAENHVKAAANEVTASVYDDGAAAILRSLV
- a CDS encoding RDD family protein, with translation MSFPPPHPSDNRAAVPVGSWNPKRTAQFGNGTWGVRASDGKLIGAWALDFAVVIALALVVALAVGKNGAATAIVAGVGAWIASSWIYGFLCLRGHTLGTLAAGTQLVKLRDGSAPGFWRSGWLMFLRTVLFPGWLIVILFAILGAGDPDVASKSTYHASIDKQQTRALRAAQAPGWN
- a CDS encoding WXG100 family type VII secretion target, which codes for MDGFIGADIADLRDFAKAMDKASHALLLQAQTLSNAVNQPHGWKGPDADRFRQSWNTSHRPTIAATSRSLQQAADMLRKDATEQEAASSVASLDGTGEVCVDPTLQDSGWNPQNTLIDWGKGLVGLGLKVNDVVKYATSWKGYLSDKKIFDLKGKLPNFGKFGDDFKNALGVFTKADGIVGKIGTGIKAFGRFAGVAAAPFAIGGGIHDMFWPDHDGGRGAMERISGGMSVVAGGGSLLMAVGLLTNPVGIGIVVGAGVIAAGWAVGNLIADTEWGQAMGRGIANAAGNVFDGAKEAVGSVVEGANNVVDGAKNFFSNPVKSLGGLFT